One Deinococcus reticulitermitis genomic region harbors:
- a CDS encoding MOSC domain-containing protein: protein MQLLSVNVGQRQRIAAKSGWSGIYKEPVPGPVRVGEFGLAGDHIADTRNHGGLTQAAYVYTRPDYAAWEAALGRPLVPGTFGENLLFSDLESAPVQIGQQFRIGEVVLEVTDPRIPCVTLAARMKDPGFVQKFRQMERPGFYCRVLVEGEVEAGQEVVLLPPPAEYAPTILRQFRTFFG from the coding sequence ATGCAGCTCCTCAGCGTCAACGTCGGCCAGCGGCAGCGCATCGCGGCGAAAAGCGGCTGGTCAGGCATCTACAAGGAGCCTGTCCCCGGTCCCGTGCGGGTGGGCGAATTCGGCCTGGCGGGAGACCACATCGCCGACACCCGCAACCACGGCGGGCTGACACAGGCCGCCTACGTGTACACCCGCCCCGACTACGCGGCCTGGGAAGCGGCGCTCGGGCGCCCGCTCGTGCCAGGGACCTTCGGGGAGAACCTGCTGTTCTCGGACCTCGAATCGGCCCCGGTGCAGATCGGGCAGCAGTTCCGGATTGGTGAGGTGGTCCTTGAGGTCACCGACCCCCGGATTCCCTGTGTCACCCTCGCCGCGCGGATGAAAGACCCAGGGTTCGTGCAGAAATTCCGGCAGATGGAGCGCCCCGGCTTTTACTGCCGGGTCCTCGTGGAAGGCGAGGTCGAGGCCGGTCAGGAGGTCGTGCTCCTGCCGCCCCCGGCCGAGTACGCACCGACCATCCTGCGGCAGTTCCGCACGTTCTTCGGTTGA
- a CDS encoding 3'(2'),5'-bisphosphate nucleotidase CysQ, with translation MRAADTRWQAEARAAERLAREAGALLRRHLHAGLVVEHKTSVHDPVTAADREASALILAGLGAAFPEDGLLSEEEADSPQRLTRERVWIVDPIDGTKEFTTGSPDFCVSIGLAVSGEAVLGAVYAPATDELFLGIVGEGVWKNGEKVGFRDRFPYVVSVSDSEHRLELWRHDLPGMHPSGSIALKLARIAAGEADVTFSMSPRSEWDLCAGDALVRAAGGLLRRRDGRPIRYNSPQAGLEQGIIGGRPEAVEWLEDELFRRALPTTHLGLSAADPAWAVLGEGECRALAGHRGVFVRHGGGRVLALLVVDQERRLVERSGGDAAHLARLTRDVVRALGPLQEPLG, from the coding sequence ATGAGAGCGGCGGACACACGGTGGCAAGCAGAGGCTAGGGCGGCGGAGCGTCTGGCGCGGGAAGCGGGAGCGCTGCTGCGGCGTCATCTCCACGCCGGATTGGTCGTCGAGCACAAGACCTCGGTCCACGACCCAGTGACCGCCGCCGACCGCGAGGCGTCGGCCCTGATTCTCGCCGGCCTCGGCGCCGCCTTCCCGGAAGACGGCCTGCTCAGCGAGGAGGAAGCCGACTCGCCTCAGCGCCTGACGCGCGAGCGGGTCTGGATCGTGGACCCCATCGACGGCACGAAGGAATTCACCACCGGCAGCCCCGACTTCTGCGTGAGCATCGGCCTGGCCGTCTCGGGCGAGGCGGTGCTCGGCGCCGTGTACGCGCCCGCAACCGACGAGCTGTTTCTGGGCATTGTCGGGGAGGGGGTGTGGAAAAATGGGGAGAAGGTGGGCTTCCGTGACCGCTTTCCCTACGTCGTCAGCGTCTCGGATTCCGAGCACCGCCTGGAACTCTGGCGCCACGACCTGCCGGGAATGCACCCGAGCGGCTCCATCGCGCTCAAGCTCGCGCGGATCGCGGCGGGCGAGGCCGACGTGACCTTTTCCATGAGCCCGCGCTCCGAGTGGGACCTGTGCGCGGGAGACGCCCTGGTGCGTGCGGCGGGTGGGCTGCTGCGGCGGCGCGATGGGCGGCCCATCCGGTACAACTCGCCGCAGGCAGGGCTGGAGCAGGGCATCATCGGCGGTCGGCCAGAGGCCGTCGAGTGGCTGGAAGACGAACTTTTCCGGCGCGCGCTGCCGACCACCCACCTCGGCCTGAGCGCCGCCGATCCCGCCTGGGCGGTGCTTGGGGAGGGAGAATGCCGCGCGCTCGCCGGGCACCGGGGCGTGTTCGTGCGTCATGGGGGTGGGCGGGTGCTGGCCCTGCTCGTCGTGGATCAGGAGCGACGCCTGGTGGAGCGCTCGGGCGGCGACGCCGCGCACCTTGCCCGGCTGACCCGCGATGTGGTGCGCGCGCTCGGGCCTCTTCAGGAACCGCTAGGGTGA
- a CDS encoding spermidine synthase, with the protein MLASARVPGSLHELHLFRRDRDYSIAVSGVPGELMNSRMHASEDALAELGCAPIAGRRGARVLIGGLGMGFTLASALRVLGPDARVTVAELVPEVVEWNRGELGSCAGYPLRDPRVEVWVGDVGAALRGPASFDAILLDVDNGPEGLTREENGRLYSPTGLRAACRQLTPGGTLAVWSAHPAPAFARKLRQAGFEVQTHGVRERPGAGANHTVWVGVRR; encoded by the coding sequence TTGCTCGCCTCGGCGCGGGTGCCGGGGAGCCTGCATGAACTGCACCTCTTTCGCCGGGACCGCGACTACTCCATCGCCGTGAGCGGCGTGCCCGGCGAGCTGATGAACAGCCGCATGCACGCTTCCGAGGACGCCCTCGCCGAACTTGGCTGCGCGCCCATCGCGGGGCGGCGCGGCGCGCGGGTGCTGATCGGGGGCCTCGGCATGGGCTTTACGCTCGCCTCGGCGCTGCGGGTGCTCGGCCCGGACGCCCGCGTCACGGTGGCCGAACTCGTGCCCGAGGTCGTGGAGTGGAACCGGGGCGAACTCGGAAGTTGCGCGGGCTATCCCCTGCGTGACCCGCGCGTCGAGGTCTGGGTGGGCGATGTCGGCGCCGCGCTGCGTGGCCCCGCCTCCTTCGACGCCATCCTCCTCGACGTGGACAACGGCCCCGAGGGACTCACCCGCGAGGAGAACGGGCGGCTCTACAGCCCCACGGGCCTGCGCGCCGCCTGCCGGCAGCTCACGCCCGGCGGCACCCTCGCGGTGTGGTCGGCGCATCCGGCCCCGGCGTTTGCGCGCAAGCTGCGGCAGGCGGGCTTCGAGGTCCAGACCCACGGCGTGCGCGAGCGCCCCGGCGCCGGGGCCAACCACACCGTCTGGGTGGGCGTGAGGCGCTAG
- a CDS encoding HelD family protein, whose amino-acid sequence MSLAESLPSPASGSSRRHPEFEIEAQHLGATIAAMLRQIEAWEDRERNTGADLETSLTMADTAEEHAAMLSVHVHQPYFGSLKVRVGGREQTLYIGKHAFRDLHTGRHIVSWESEVGSLFYSDALEWSPRKGSQGRVRRRRQLDVAHKTLRRVTDLYDDEAGGETGGREEVLLRRLEEGSTAGMRDVVETLQPEQNGAMRHPAGTPVIIQGAAGSGKTTIGFHRLAWMSSAERGVHRAEPGRCMVLMPNRVLAAYAARILPELGLGGVSVTTPEAWATGLLGLEKLEVTDRTLSLLLTDTDNARRALAWRRAKLLGDARMLDVVRTHLWNRFGSALRGLRFHEPVELRGRGDLSVSLGEDDLARLLHDVFAADPLPGYRAGFREALEAEVLRQLNVGEDEEPGVLRQLSKPVTTLLGRIFAAATPVTEVRRLLADEQSLRASGLLSDKEIRLLLADPLSGVPTPRRAHADVTELPLMLAVQAFAHGIGRAEGRKLEPFDHVVLDEAQDYSPLLYALLARAARPGHLTALGDLNQGMHGYKGPSNWEAVAEQWPGAQVLTLARTYRSTRQITALGARIAETYNRSVRVQGVDRDGPEVQRYAGGQEAALIARAVRDAQAAGHHNIAIVTRRATETEQLAEALRDFDTDAQPITTQEHRYRGGLVILPVSLAKGLEFSAAIVTGADEATYDSSTEYERRLLYVAASRALHWLGLVSAGELHPLVA is encoded by the coding sequence ATGTCTCTGGCAGAATCACTTCCCTCGCCCGCCTCTGGCTCCTCCCGGCGTCATCCTGAATTTGAAATCGAAGCCCAGCATCTGGGGGCCACCATCGCCGCGATGCTGCGGCAGATTGAAGCCTGGGAGGACCGCGAGCGCAACACGGGCGCCGATCTGGAGACGAGCCTCACGATGGCCGACACTGCCGAGGAGCACGCTGCGATGCTGAGCGTGCATGTCCATCAGCCGTATTTCGGGAGCCTGAAGGTACGGGTGGGGGGGCGCGAGCAGACCCTCTACATCGGCAAACACGCTTTCCGCGACCTGCACACGGGCCGGCATATCGTGAGCTGGGAAAGCGAGGTGGGCAGCCTCTTTTACTCGGACGCGCTGGAGTGGAGCCCCAGAAAAGGCAGCCAGGGCCGCGTTCGCCGGCGCCGGCAACTCGACGTGGCCCATAAGACCCTGCGGCGGGTCACCGACCTCTATGACGACGAGGCGGGCGGAGAGACCGGCGGGCGCGAAGAAGTGCTACTGCGGCGCTTGGAGGAGGGCAGCACGGCCGGGATGCGCGACGTGGTGGAGACGCTGCAACCCGAGCAGAACGGGGCGATGCGGCATCCGGCGGGCACGCCGGTGATCATCCAGGGCGCGGCCGGGTCAGGCAAGACCACCATCGGCTTCCACCGCCTCGCGTGGATGAGCAGCGCCGAACGCGGCGTGCACCGCGCCGAACCGGGGCGCTGCATGGTCCTGATGCCCAACCGCGTCCTCGCCGCCTACGCCGCGCGCATCCTGCCGGAACTGGGGCTGGGCGGAGTCAGTGTGACCACGCCCGAAGCCTGGGCCACCGGTCTGCTGGGGCTGGAGAAGCTGGAGGTGACCGACCGCACCCTGAGCCTGCTGCTCACCGACACCGACAACGCCCGGCGGGCGCTCGCGTGGCGGCGGGCCAAGCTGCTCGGTGACGCGCGAATGCTTGACGTGGTCCGCACGCACCTGTGGAACCGGTTCGGCTCAGCACTGCGCGGCCTGCGTTTCCACGAGCCGGTTGAGCTGCGCGGACGCGGCGACCTCAGCGTCTCGCTGGGCGAGGATGACCTCGCGCGGCTGCTGCACGATGTGTTCGCCGCCGACCCCCTGCCGGGTTACCGCGCGGGCTTCCGGGAAGCGCTCGAGGCCGAGGTCCTGCGCCAGTTGAACGTTGGGGAGGACGAGGAGCCCGGGGTGCTGCGACAGCTGTCCAAACCGGTCACGACGCTGCTGGGGCGCATCTTCGCGGCGGCGACGCCCGTGACCGAGGTGCGGCGGCTGCTCGCCGACGAGCAGAGCCTGCGCGCGAGCGGGCTGCTGAGCGACAAGGAAATCCGGCTGCTCCTCGCCGATCCCCTCAGCGGCGTGCCGACCCCCCGGCGCGCACACGCCGACGTGACCGAGCTGCCGCTGATGCTCGCGGTGCAGGCGTTCGCGCACGGCATCGGCCGGGCCGAGGGGAGAAAGCTCGAGCCCTTCGACCACGTCGTGCTCGACGAGGCGCAGGACTACTCGCCGCTGCTCTATGCCCTGCTCGCCCGGGCCGCGCGGCCCGGTCACCTCACCGCGCTGGGCGACCTCAACCAGGGCATGCACGGCTACAAGGGACCGAGCAACTGGGAAGCGGTGGCCGAGCAGTGGCCCGGCGCGCAGGTCCTCACCCTCGCGCGCACCTACCGCTCGACCCGCCAGATCACGGCGCTCGGAGCGCGCATCGCCGAGACCTACAACCGCTCGGTGCGGGTGCAGGGCGTGGACCGGGACGGCCCCGAGGTGCAGCGCTACGCAGGAGGGCAGGAAGCCGCGCTGATCGCCAGGGCCGTGCGCGACGCCCAGGCCGCCGGACACCACAACATTGCCATCGTGACGCGCCGGGCAACGGAGACCGAGCAACTCGCCGAGGCCCTGCGCGACTTCGACACCGACGCGCAGCCGATCACGACCCAGGAGCACCGCTACCGGGGCGGGCTGGTAATCCTGCCGGTCAGCCTCGCCAAGGGCCTCGAATTCAGTGCCGCCATCGTCACGGGTGCCGACGAGGCCACCTACGACAGCAGCACCGAATACGAGCGCCGGCTGCTGTACGTGGCCGCGAGCCGCGCGCTGCACTGGCTGGGGCTGGTGAGCGCGGGCGAACTGCATCCGCTCGTGGCGTGA
- the aspS gene encoding aspartate--tRNA(Asn) ligase — MTEPQTPPQLQPHTASPQALPRTLTSELAAHEGRAVKLLGFVHARRDLGGVQFLVLRDVGGVAQCVGSGLDLPLSESSVEVTGLVKAHPKAPGGFEVQVETFRVISAATEPPPVEIPKMEWHVNPETMLDYRVVTVRGLKERAALKVQAELVAAFREHLTGSEGFTEISTPKIVSAGAEGGANLFPIDYFGHLAYLAQSPQLYKQIMVGVFERVFEVAPVYRAEEHATSRHLNEYLSLDVEMGFIEDEEDVMALENRLLAAIMERLRARCAKEFALLGAAIPEVPAHIPRITLLGARQLVAEQYGHAVGGKDLDPEGERLLSQHFLQTEGSDFVFVTKYPRAARPFYAHPELNADGSVNPDLTRGFDLLFRGIEITSGGQRIHDHAMLMESIAAYRLKPETLEGYTEVFKYGMPPHGGFAIGAERLTARLLGIGNVRYARAFPRDRHRLTP, encoded by the coding sequence ATGACTGAGCCCCAGACCCCACCCCAGCTCCAACCTCACACTGCCTCCCCGCAGGCCCTGCCCCGCACACTCACGAGCGAGCTGGCCGCGCACGAGGGCCGGGCGGTGAAACTTCTTGGCTTCGTTCACGCCCGCCGCGATCTGGGGGGCGTGCAATTTTTGGTGTTGCGCGACGTGGGTGGCGTCGCCCAGTGCGTCGGGAGCGGCCTCGATCTGCCGCTCTCCGAGAGCAGTGTGGAGGTGACCGGCCTCGTCAAGGCGCACCCCAAGGCGCCCGGCGGCTTCGAGGTGCAGGTGGAGACCTTCCGGGTGATTTCGGCGGCCACCGAACCCCCACCCGTCGAGATTCCCAAGATGGAATGGCACGTCAACCCCGAAACCATGCTCGACTACCGCGTGGTCACGGTGCGCGGCCTCAAGGAGCGCGCGGCGCTGAAGGTCCAGGCCGAACTCGTCGCCGCCTTCCGCGAGCACCTCACCGGAAGCGAGGGCTTTACCGAAATCAGCACGCCCAAGATCGTGTCGGCGGGGGCCGAGGGCGGCGCCAACCTCTTCCCGATCGACTATTTCGGGCATCTGGCTTATCTCGCGCAGAGCCCGCAGCTCTACAAACAGATCATGGTAGGCGTCTTCGAGCGCGTGTTCGAGGTGGCGCCCGTTTACCGCGCCGAGGAGCACGCCACCTCGCGCCACCTCAACGAGTACCTCTCGCTCGACGTGGAGATGGGCTTCATCGAGGACGAGGAAGACGTGATGGCCCTGGAAAACCGCCTGCTCGCCGCGATCATGGAGCGGCTGCGCGCCCGCTGCGCGAAGGAATTTGCCTTGCTCGGCGCCGCCATCCCCGAGGTGCCCGCCCATATCCCACGCATCACGCTGCTCGGCGCCCGGCAGCTCGTGGCCGAGCAGTACGGTCACGCGGTCGGCGGCAAGGACCTCGACCCGGAAGGCGAGCGGCTGCTCTCACAGCACTTTTTGCAGACCGAAGGCTCGGACTTCGTGTTCGTGACGAAGTACCCGCGCGCCGCCCGGCCCTTCTACGCGCACCCCGAGCTCAACGCCGACGGCAGCGTGAACCCTGACCTCACGCGCGGCTTCGACCTGCTGTTCCGGGGCATCGAGATCACCTCGGGCGGGCAGCGCATTCACGACCACGCGATGCTGATGGAGTCGATCGCCGCCTACCGGCTCAAGCCGGAGACGCTGGAGGGCTACACCGAGGTCTTCAAGTACGGCATGCCCCCGCACGGCGGCTTTGCGATCGGCGCCGAGCGCCTCACCGCGCGGCTGCTCGGCATCGGGAACGTGCGTTACGCCCGCGCTTTTCCGCGTGACCGCCACCGGCTGACGCCGTAA
- a CDS encoding GNAT family N-acetyltransferase → MSVEGERPAPRVTLKPVLDFTPEEWRVLHGFFRDRELADWNDAKPIRMPEWLFRRVMQEEERGGERAGFGLLDERGTLIGNAELYDFRPSPPLRPTTATLGVMIGYPALWGQGYGRAGVQALLHWAFAVRDPPFQRLRLTTFGHNRRAQRAFLACGFRETGRTERAGRTDVHMELTRGEWAAQQADSP, encoded by the coding sequence GTGAGCGTGGAGGGGGAGCGGCCTGCGCCGCGCGTCACGCTCAAGCCGGTGCTCGACTTTACCCCTGAGGAGTGGCGGGTGCTGCACGGCTTTTTCCGTGACCGCGAGCTCGCGGACTGGAACGACGCCAAGCCCATCCGCATGCCCGAGTGGCTGTTCCGGCGGGTGATGCAGGAAGAGGAGCGGGGCGGCGAGCGCGCCGGCTTCGGACTGCTTGACGAGCGGGGCACCCTGATCGGCAACGCCGAACTCTACGACTTTCGCCCCTCGCCCCCGCTGCGGCCCACCACGGCCACCCTCGGCGTGATGATCGGGTATCCGGCGCTGTGGGGCCAGGGGTATGGGCGTGCGGGCGTGCAGGCGCTGCTGCACTGGGCCTTCGCGGTCCGCGACCCTCCCTTCCAGCGGTTGCGCCTGACGACCTTCGGCCACAACCGCCGCGCCCAGCGGGCCTTTCTCGCCTGCGGCTTTCGCGAGACGGGCCGCACCGAGCGGGCGGGCCGCACGGACGTGCATATGGAGCTCACGCGCGGCGAGTGGGCGGCGCAGCAGGCGGACAGCCCCTGA
- a CDS encoding NAD(P)-dependent oxidoreductase, translated as MRVLVPDLPAFRALSEPGDLFLPGVELEFYRKGAVPEGAFDGVVLWLANAETRARLLAVPGLKWLLTLTAGIDHVQGKVPPGVALYNAHRLHDRAVAAHVVAGMLAAARGLHRFRDAQARGEWRTAAPPDSGLLTLDGQKVALWGYGHIGKLVEGMLAPFGARVYGLTSRTEPDLVDYRVSEADWVVLLLPSTERTRGLIDARRLGTFKRGAWLSNQGRGDLVVTADLLAALDSGQLGGAVLDVTDPEPLPAGHPLWTRENVLLTPHVASTTTDLLERGAAYARSVMLDLSQHREPEGRVDPQDLY; from the coding sequence ATGCGCGTCCTCGTTCCCGACCTCCCCGCCTTCCGTGCCCTGAGTGAGCCGGGCGACCTCTTCCTGCCCGGCGTGGAGTTGGAGTTCTACCGCAAGGGAGCGGTACCGGAGGGAGCATTCGACGGCGTGGTGCTGTGGCTCGCGAATGCCGAGACCCGGGCGCGGCTGCTCGCGGTGCCGGGGCTGAAATGGCTGCTCACGCTGACCGCCGGCATCGACCACGTGCAGGGCAAAGTGCCGCCGGGCGTCGCTCTCTACAACGCCCACCGCCTGCACGACCGCGCGGTGGCCGCGCATGTGGTGGCGGGAATGCTCGCCGCCGCACGCGGCCTGCACCGCTTCCGTGACGCCCAGGCGCGCGGCGAGTGGCGCACAGCGGCGCCGCCCGACTCGGGCCTCCTCACGCTCGACGGGCAGAAGGTGGCGCTCTGGGGCTACGGCCACATCGGCAAGCTCGTGGAGGGAATGCTCGCGCCGTTCGGGGCGCGGGTCTACGGCCTGACCTCGCGCACCGAGCCCGATCTCGTGGACTACCGCGTCTCGGAGGCCGACTGGGTGGTCTTGCTCCTCCCGAGCACCGAACGTACGCGCGGCCTGATTGACGCGCGGCGGCTCGGCACCTTCAAACGCGGCGCCTGGCTCTCCAATCAGGGGCGCGGCGACCTCGTGGTGACGGCGGACCTCCTCGCGGCCCTCGATTCGGGGCAGCTCGGCGGGGCAGTGCTCGACGTGACCGACCCCGAGCCGCTGCCGGCAGGCCATCCGCTCTGGACGCGGGAAAACGTTCTGCTTACCCCACACGTCGCGAGCACCACCACCGACCTGCTGGAGCGCGGCGCCGCCTACGCCCGCAGCGTGATGCTCGACCTCTCGCAGCACCGCGAGCCGGAGGGCCGGGTGGACCCGCAGGATCTGTACTGA
- a CDS encoding alpha/beta hydrolase family protein: MESFAQFSVNGQRLYGMLHTPDEPPPAQGWPSVALLHGFTGNRVENHRSFVLLARRLAASGVAALRFDFRGSGESQGDFSEMTVTGEVEDAGAACAYLRRQPGLDPERVMLLGFSMGGLVAALAAPQVRPHRLALWAPALPELWLGLLRGGVLPPVVTDYGGWPVGRAFLQEVIRTRPLEAAARWGGVARVFHGDADLTCPPEWGVRYAEALGCDALAIPGAGHTFDSLEQVELLHRETVRFLRGE; encoded by the coding sequence ATGGAAAGCTTTGCCCAGTTCAGCGTGAATGGTCAGCGCCTGTACGGAATGCTCCACACCCCCGACGAACCCCCGCCGGCCCAGGGCTGGCCGAGCGTGGCGTTGCTGCACGGCTTTACCGGGAACCGGGTGGAGAATCACCGCAGTTTCGTGCTGCTCGCGCGCCGGCTCGCGGCCTCGGGCGTCGCGGCGCTGCGCTTTGACTTTCGGGGCAGCGGCGAGAGCCAGGGCGACTTTTCCGAAATGACGGTGACGGGCGAGGTCGAGGACGCAGGGGCCGCCTGTGCGTACCTGCGCCGCCAACCCGGTCTCGACCCCGAACGGGTGATGCTGCTCGGCTTCTCGATGGGTGGGCTCGTCGCCGCGCTCGCCGCGCCGCAGGTCCGGCCCCACCGCCTCGCGCTGTGGGCACCCGCGCTGCCTGAGCTGTGGCTGGGACTGCTGCGCGGGGGAGTGCTGCCGCCGGTGGTCACCGATTACGGCGGCTGGCCGGTGGGCCGCGCCTTCTTGCAGGAGGTGATTCGCACCCGCCCGCTCGAAGCTGCCGCGCGCTGGGGGGGCGTGGCGCGCGTCTTTCACGGCGACGCCGACCTCACCTGCCCTCCCGAGTGGGGCGTGCGCTACGCGGAGGCGCTGGGCTGCGACGCCCTCGCCATTCCGGGTGCCGGGCACACCTTCGACTCACTGGAGCAGGTCGAGCTGCTGCACCGCGAGACGGTGCGGTTTTTGCGGGGGGAATAG
- the dusA gene encoding tRNA dihydrouridine(20/20a) synthase DusA, whose product MSAPLPSHTLSVAPMMDWTDRHCRVFHRTLTRRTLLYTEMVTTGAILHGDRERHLGFSGAEHPVALQLGGSDAAALAECARIATDLGYDEINLNCGCPSDRVSSGSFGACLMGTPDVVARAVEAMRAATPLPVTVKHRIGIDDLDSYGHLRHFVETVAAAGGETFIVHARKAWLSGLSPKENREVPPLRYDVVQRLKADFPQLTLILNGGVPDLAAARRHLAWADGVMIGRAAYSDPYLLASADRDLFGESAEPVTRREAVEAYLPYVAGQLAAGQPLNRMMKHTLGLFAGQPGARHWKRTLSEQGHRPGAGLDVVRAALAGVPDEVLDARGPVIAVAQPG is encoded by the coding sequence ATGTCCGCCCCGTTGCCTTCCCACACACTCTCGGTCGCGCCGATGATGGACTGGACCGACCGGCACTGCCGGGTCTTTCACCGCACGCTGACCCGGCGCACGCTGCTGTACACCGAGATGGTCACAACTGGAGCCATCCTGCACGGCGACCGCGAGCGGCACCTCGGGTTCAGCGGAGCCGAGCACCCCGTCGCCCTGCAACTTGGCGGCAGCGACGCGGCGGCGCTCGCCGAGTGCGCGCGGATCGCCACTGACCTCGGCTACGACGAGATCAACCTCAACTGCGGCTGCCCGAGTGACCGGGTGAGCAGCGGCTCCTTCGGCGCCTGCCTGATGGGCACCCCGGACGTGGTGGCGCGGGCAGTCGAGGCGATGCGGGCGGCCACCCCTTTACCGGTCACGGTCAAACACCGCATCGGCATCGACGACCTCGACTCCTACGGGCACCTCCGGCACTTCGTGGAGACGGTCGCGGCGGCGGGCGGCGAGACCTTCATCGTCCATGCGCGCAAGGCGTGGCTCTCGGGCCTCTCACCCAAGGAGAACCGCGAGGTTCCGCCACTGCGTTACGACGTGGTGCAGCGGCTCAAGGCGGACTTTCCGCAACTCACGCTGATCCTGAACGGCGGCGTGCCCGACCTCGCGGCGGCGCGCAGGCACCTCGCCTGGGCCGATGGGGTGATGATCGGGCGGGCCGCCTACAGTGATCCCTACCTGCTGGCGAGCGCCGACCGCGACCTCTTCGGCGAGAGCGCGGAGCCGGTCACCCGGCGAGAAGCGGTGGAAGCGTACCTTCCCTATGTGGCCGGGCAACTGGCCGCCGGGCAGCCGCTGAACCGGATGATGAAACACACCCTCGGGCTTTTTGCCGGGCAGCCGGGGGCACGCCACTGGAAACGCACGCTCAGCGAGCAGGGCCACCGCCCAGGCGCGGGGTTGGACGTGGTACGCGCAGCGCTGGCAGGCGTGCCGGACGAGGTGCTGGACGCCCGTGGGCCAGTTATCGCCGTGGCCCAGCCGGGCTGA
- a CDS encoding SDR family oxidoreductase — translation MEYGSEQGSAGVQGKTVLITGATGGIGLETARALARQGARVVIVGRDPDKTARVAGEIGAAAHLLGDLSELRQVQRVAGEFRERHGKLDLLINNAGALYNRREETREGIERTWALNHLSPFLLTRELLPLLHASAERRGEPARVITVSSAAHAFGRLRFEDPEFRTGYSAWGAYAQSKLANVLFARELARRESGLLSGALHPGMVNTGFGKNGGGRMARAYHVLDRFSLSAEEGAQTTLFLASTSQPFTGKYFANSRPAPLAPQAEDDGAATRLWTLSERYVTDVLGERSPHPG, via the coding sequence ATGGAATACGGGTCAGAGCAGGGCAGCGCGGGTGTTCAGGGCAAGACCGTCCTGATTACCGGGGCGACCGGCGGCATCGGGCTGGAGACAGCGCGCGCGCTCGCGCGGCAGGGAGCGCGGGTGGTGATCGTGGGGCGCGACCCGGACAAGACGGCGCGGGTGGCCGGTGAGATCGGCGCGGCCGCCCACCTGCTCGGGGACCTCTCGGAGCTCAGGCAGGTACAGCGGGTGGCCGGCGAGTTCCGCGAGCGCCACGGCAAGCTCGACCTCCTGATCAACAATGCGGGCGCCCTCTACAATCGCCGCGAGGAAACGCGCGAGGGAATTGAGCGGACCTGGGCGCTCAATCACCTCTCACCCTTTCTCCTCACGCGCGAGCTGCTGCCCCTGCTCCACGCCAGTGCGGAGCGCCGGGGCGAGCCGGCCCGCGTCATCACGGTGTCTTCCGCCGCCCACGCTTTCGGCCGCCTGCGCTTCGAGGACCCCGAATTCCGCACCGGCTACAGCGCGTGGGGCGCCTACGCCCAGAGCAAGCTCGCCAATGTCCTGTTTGCCCGCGAGCTCGCGCGCCGTGAGTCGGGGCTGCTGAGTGGTGCCCTGCACCCCGGTATGGTCAACACGGGGTTCGGCAAAAACGGCGGCGGCCGGATGGCCCGGGCGTATCACGTGCTCGACCGCTTCTCACTCTCGGCGGAAGAAGGCGCGCAGACGACCCTCTTCCTCGCCAGCACGTCGCAGCCCTTCACCGGAAAGTATTTCGCCAACTCGCGCCCCGCGCCGCTGGCACCCCAGGCCGAGGACGACGGCGCGGCGACGCGGCTCTGGACACTGAGCGAGCGTTATGTGACCGACGTCCTGGGAGAGCGTTCTCCTCATCCGGGTTGA
- a CDS encoding tetratricopeptide repeat protein produces MLQDVWLAIDERRYGQAEALLGANDDLRVGRAGQMALGYIYAHTGRCGEARRVFGELREQHRGDDWEHIAVHQLGRVERLAGQPEAALKFFEEERALIRAQGEEAHKLAVNALETAQCFLKLGRLADARRELDLSVEAARTHDDPETLGRAERALADLSLSEGHPQAARLHYERALVAFRESEDEFAVRETEALLGNV; encoded by the coding sequence ATGTTACAAGACGTTTGGCTGGCCATCGACGAGCGCCGTTATGGACAGGCCGAGGCGCTGCTCGGCGCCAATGATGACCTGCGCGTGGGGCGCGCCGGGCAGATGGCGCTGGGGTACATCTACGCCCACACTGGGCGCTGCGGGGAAGCGAGGAGGGTGTTTGGTGAGCTCCGTGAGCAGCACCGAGGTGACGACTGGGAGCACATCGCCGTGCATCAGCTCGGGCGGGTCGAGAGATTGGCGGGGCAGCCCGAAGCGGCGCTGAAGTTTTTTGAGGAGGAACGCGCCCTGATCCGCGCCCAGGGTGAGGAGGCCCACAAGCTCGCCGTCAACGCCCTGGAAACCGCCCAGTGTTTCCTGAAGCTGGGGCGGCTGGCGGACGCCCGGCGTGAACTCGACCTCAGCGTGGAGGCCGCCCGCACCCACGACGACCCGGAGACCCTGGGCCGGGCCGAGCGGGCGCTCGCCGACCTCAGCCTCAGCGAGGGCCACCCGCAGGCCGCGCGGCTGCACTACGAACGCGCCCTCGTCGCCTTCCGCGAGTCGGAGGACGAGTTCGCCGTGCGCGAGACCGAGGCGCTGCTGGGCAACGTGTAG